The following are encoded together in the Zygosaccharomyces rouxii strain CBS732 chromosome C complete sequence genome:
- the PRE2 gene encoding proteasome core particle subunit beta 5 (highly similar to uniprot|P30656 Saccharomyces cerevisiae YPR103W PRE2 20S proteasome beta-type subunit): MQAIADNFTPTNALIKELQYDQEENLEHDFVSGRSQFKNLAPSISMAPISTPQQFLRAHTDDSKNPDCKIKIAHGTTTLAFRFQGGIIVAVDSRASAGSWVASQTVKKVIEINPFLLGTMAGGAADCQYWETWLGAQCRLHELKEKERISVAAASKILCNLVYEYKGYGLSMGTMICGYTKKEGPTVYYVDSDGTRLKGDIFCVGSGQTFAYGVLDSNYKWDLSVEEALYLGKRSIIAATHRDAYSGGSVNLYHVTENGWVFHGNHDVGETFWQIKEQEGSFNNVQG; encoded by the coding sequence ATGCAAGCCATTGCAGATAATTTTACACCAACGAATGCACTgattaaagaattacaatacgaccaagaggaaaatttggaacaTGATTTCGTATCAGGCAGATCtcaattcaaaaatttagcTCCATCAATTTCCATGGCCCCCATTTCAACTCCTCAACAATTTTTAAGAGCACATACCGATGATTCCAAGAATCCAGATTGTAAGATTAAGATTGCACACGGTACGACTACATTAGCTTTCAGATTCCAAGGTGGTATTATAGTTGCAGTAGATTCTCGTGCATCTGCAGGATCTTGGGTTGCATCTCAGACCGTTAAAAAAGTGATTGAAATTAATCCATTTCTATTAGGTACTATggctggtggtgctgcAGATTGTCAATATTGGGAAACTTGGCTAGGTGCTCAATGTAGGCTCCATGAATTGAAGGAAAAGGAACGTATCTCCGTGGCGGCAGCCTCCAAAATTTTGTGCAATTTGGTCTATGAATACAAGGGCTACGGTCTTTCAATGGGTACCATGATCTGTGGTTATACCAAAAAAGAAGGTCCTACCGTTTACTACGTAGATTCTGATGGTACGAGACTGAAGGGTGATATTTTCTGTGTGGGATCAGGTCAAACTTTTGCCTACGGTGTGCTCGATTCTAATTACAAATGGGATCTTTCCGTCGAAGAAGCTCTTTATTTGGGTAAGAGATCGATTATTGCCGCTACTCATAGAGACGCTTATTCTGGTGGTTCTGTAAATCTATATCATGTCACTGAAAATGGTTGGGTATTCCATGGTAATCATGATGTTGGTGAAACTTTCTGGCAAAtcaaagaacaagaaggtTCTTTCAACAATGTACAAGGTTGA